The proteins below are encoded in one region of Carettochelys insculpta isolate YL-2023 chromosome 32, ASM3395843v1, whole genome shotgun sequence:
- the HNRNPC gene encoding heterogeneous nuclear ribonucleoproteins C1/C2 isoform X1, whose product MASNVTNKTDPRSLNSRVFIGNLNTLVVKKSDVEAIFSKYGKIVGCSVHKGFAFVQYVNERNARAAVAGEDGRMIAGQVLDINLAAEPKVNRGKAGVKRSAAEMYGSVAAPPSPSPLVRSSFDLDYDFQRDYYDRMYSYPARVPPPPPIARAVVPSKRQRVSGNTSRRGKSGFNSKSGQRGSSSKSGKLKGDDIQTIKKELTQIKQKVDSLLESLEKIEKDQSKQTEMKTEKSEEEQSSSSMKKEESNVKMESEAGADDSAEEGDLLDDDDNEDRADDQLESIKGDEKEAEEGEDDRDSANGEDDS is encoded by the exons ATGGCCAGCAACGTCACCAACAAGACAGATCCGCGCTCCTTGAACTCGCGCGTGTTCATTGGGAATCTCAACACGCTGGTGGTGAAGAAGTCTGACGTGGAGGCCATCTTCTCCAAGTATGGCAAAATTGTGGGCTGCTCTGTGCACAAGGGCTTTGCCTTCGTGCAGTATGTCAACGAGCGCAATGCCCGTGccgctgtggctggggaggatggACGGATGATCGCAGGCCAGGTTCTAG ataTTAACCTGGCGGCCGAGCCGAAAGTGAATCGGGGCAAGGCAGGCGTCAAGCGGTCGGCAGCCGAGATGTACGGGTCAGTAGCTGCACCACCTTCTCCGTCCCCTCTAGTCAG GTCTTCCTTTGACCTGGACTATGACTTCCAGCGGGATTACTATGACAG GATGTACAGCTACCCAGCACgtgtgcccccacctccccccatcgCCCGGGCCGTGGTGCCCTCCAAACGCCAGCGTGTCTCTGGCAACACCTCCCGTCGAGGCAAGAGTGGCTTTAACTCCAAAAGTGGTCAGAGAGGGTCATCCTCCAAGTCTGGTAAAT TGAAAGGTGATGACATCCAGACCATTAAAAAGGAGCTGACCCAGATCAAACAGAAAGTGGATTCACTGCTGGAGAGCCTGGAGAAGATCGAGAAGGATCAAAGTAAACAGACGG AGATGAAGACCGAGAAGTcagaggaggagcagagcagcagctctaTGAAGAAGGAGGAGAGCAATGTGAAAATGGAGTCGGAGGCTGGGGCAGATGACTCTGCTGAAGAGGGGGACCTGCTGGATGATGATGATAACGAGGATCGAGCGGATGACCAG ctggAATCCATCAAAGGGGACGAGAAGGAGGCGGAGGAAGGCGAGGACGACAGAGACAGTGCCAATGGTGAAGATGACTCCTAA
- the HNRNPC gene encoding heterogeneous nuclear ribonucleoproteins C1/C2 isoform X2, which produces MASNVTNKTDPRSLNSRVFIGNLNTLVVKKSDVEAIFSKYGKIVGCSVHKGFAFVQYVNERNARAAVAGEDGRMIAGQVLDINLAAEPKVNRGKAGVKRSAAEMYGSVAAPPSPSPLVRSSFDLDYDFQRDYYDRMYSYPARVPPPPPIARAVVPSKRQRVSGNTSRRGKSGFNSKSGQRGSSSKSGKLKGDDIQTIKKELTQIKQKVDSLLESLEKIEKDQKMKTEKSEEEQSSSSMKKEESNVKMESEAGADDSAEEGDLLDDDDNEDRADDQLESIKGDEKEAEEGEDDRDSANGEDDS; this is translated from the exons ATGGCCAGCAACGTCACCAACAAGACAGATCCGCGCTCCTTGAACTCGCGCGTGTTCATTGGGAATCTCAACACGCTGGTGGTGAAGAAGTCTGACGTGGAGGCCATCTTCTCCAAGTATGGCAAAATTGTGGGCTGCTCTGTGCACAAGGGCTTTGCCTTCGTGCAGTATGTCAACGAGCGCAATGCCCGTGccgctgtggctggggaggatggACGGATGATCGCAGGCCAGGTTCTAG ataTTAACCTGGCGGCCGAGCCGAAAGTGAATCGGGGCAAGGCAGGCGTCAAGCGGTCGGCAGCCGAGATGTACGGGTCAGTAGCTGCACCACCTTCTCCGTCCCCTCTAGTCAG GTCTTCCTTTGACCTGGACTATGACTTCCAGCGGGATTACTATGACAG GATGTACAGCTACCCAGCACgtgtgcccccacctccccccatcgCCCGGGCCGTGGTGCCCTCCAAACGCCAGCGTGTCTCTGGCAACACCTCCCGTCGAGGCAAGAGTGGCTTTAACTCCAAAAGTGGTCAGAGAGGGTCATCCTCCAAGTCTGGTAAAT TGAAAGGTGATGACATCCAGACCATTAAAAAGGAGCTGACCCAGATCAAACAGAAAGTGGATTCACTGCTGGAGAGCCTGGAGAAGATCGAGAAGGATCAAA AGATGAAGACCGAGAAGTcagaggaggagcagagcagcagctctaTGAAGAAGGAGGAGAGCAATGTGAAAATGGAGTCGGAGGCTGGGGCAGATGACTCTGCTGAAGAGGGGGACCTGCTGGATGATGATGATAACGAGGATCGAGCGGATGACCAG ctggAATCCATCAAAGGGGACGAGAAGGAGGCGGAGGAAGGCGAGGACGACAGAGACAGTGCCAATGGTGAAGATGACTCCTAA
- the HNRNPC gene encoding heterogeneous nuclear ribonucleoproteins C1/C2 isoform X3, with protein MASNVTNKTDPRSLNSRVFIGNLNTLVVKKSDVEAIFSKYGKIVGCSVHKGFAFVQYVNERNARAAVAGEDGRMIAGQVLDINLAAEPKVNRGKAGVKRSAAEMYGSSFDLDYDFQRDYYDRMYSYPARVPPPPPIARAVVPSKRQRVSGNTSRRGKSGFNSKSGQRGSSSKSGKLKGDDIQTIKKELTQIKQKVDSLLESLEKIEKDQSKQTEMKTEKSEEEQSSSSMKKEESNVKMESEAGADDSAEEGDLLDDDDNEDRADDQLESIKGDEKEAEEGEDDRDSANGEDDS; from the exons ATGGCCAGCAACGTCACCAACAAGACAGATCCGCGCTCCTTGAACTCGCGCGTGTTCATTGGGAATCTCAACACGCTGGTGGTGAAGAAGTCTGACGTGGAGGCCATCTTCTCCAAGTATGGCAAAATTGTGGGCTGCTCTGTGCACAAGGGCTTTGCCTTCGTGCAGTATGTCAACGAGCGCAATGCCCGTGccgctgtggctggggaggatggACGGATGATCGCAGGCCAGGTTCTAG ataTTAACCTGGCGGCCGAGCCGAAAGTGAATCGGGGCAAGGCAGGCGTCAAGCGGTCGGCAGCCGAGATGTACGG GTCTTCCTTTGACCTGGACTATGACTTCCAGCGGGATTACTATGACAG GATGTACAGCTACCCAGCACgtgtgcccccacctccccccatcgCCCGGGCCGTGGTGCCCTCCAAACGCCAGCGTGTCTCTGGCAACACCTCCCGTCGAGGCAAGAGTGGCTTTAACTCCAAAAGTGGTCAGAGAGGGTCATCCTCCAAGTCTGGTAAAT TGAAAGGTGATGACATCCAGACCATTAAAAAGGAGCTGACCCAGATCAAACAGAAAGTGGATTCACTGCTGGAGAGCCTGGAGAAGATCGAGAAGGATCAAAGTAAACAGACGG AGATGAAGACCGAGAAGTcagaggaggagcagagcagcagctctaTGAAGAAGGAGGAGAGCAATGTGAAAATGGAGTCGGAGGCTGGGGCAGATGACTCTGCTGAAGAGGGGGACCTGCTGGATGATGATGATAACGAGGATCGAGCGGATGACCAG ctggAATCCATCAAAGGGGACGAGAAGGAGGCGGAGGAAGGCGAGGACGACAGAGACAGTGCCAATGGTGAAGATGACTCCTAA